The genomic segment GTCTATCAATTCTTATGGAACGCACCATTCAGACTCCAAAAAgacaacattaattgattttaaatacaCAAGGAAGTACTCTTCCACTTTATACAGGGGCGAAGAGTAATCATAGGCTCTCAAACCATATTCTTCACTGTGCTTCGATCGCAAAGCAGCCATCATGTGATCGCATAGTACTTTAACCAGGTTAAACTTCCTGCAAGAACACCACCTTTTCGGTAGGTCAACTTTGGTCGTACAACTACTTCTAAACACAGGGTATTGCCTTTCGTCCCCGCTTATGTTCTCCACATAGAAGGAGTCGCCCTCGCTCATATTGTCTCTTAAGATCTTTTCGGCGGCGGGAATAAATTTGTTATCCTTATATTTGAGGACGTAGGCACGCCTCTCCCTGAATATTTCACTAAACCTCTTGGCAATCGAATTGAATATAGATGCCACGGGGTACTTCCTTTCGTCAATCAACATAGCATTCACCGACTCAGCAATATTTGTGGTCATCACATCAAACCTATTGCCTAGGAAATATGCCCTGCTctatttctcaaaaccaagttcATGCTTGAGGAAAATGGCTCTCGGGACAGCAGTTCTTGAATTCCATAAAATGGTCGCTAAACTCCTAGGGAGAATATGTTTTTTCCGCATTGTAGAATAGTTAGAGGTGTTCTCTGCAATGGTGATATACCCAAATATTTTTACCTAGGTGTCTCATGCAGTACCCATGATGAGTATGGTTGTACGCCTTCACGATGCCGTTGGTGATGCTCTTGTGCCTATATGAGATAAAGAACAAATTTGGTCCATCGACCATAATAGACTTCAACTTCTCAATGAAGAGCATCCAAGATGCATCGTTCTCCTTATCAACGACGCAAAAGGCAATGGGATAAATATGGTTCTCCGTATCCTATGCAACCGTGCTTAGCAGCACGCCCTCGTACTTGCCGTATAAATGAGTGTCGTCGATCGCAATAACCTTCATCATGTGGGCAAATTCCCTAATACAAGGGCCCAATGATAAAAAGTAGTACATAAACCTACAATCGACCTTGTTCACCATGATGGAATAGGTAGTGGAAATATTAAGAGATCGATCATGTACGAAAAAATGGGCAGGTAGGAATACCCATGCTCCACTTTCCCTCGAACCATTTCCTTGGAAATCACACCCCCCAGCCAACATTTCCAATAGCTTGGTCTACTTTTTAAGTTCTTGAAAATGATCCTCCGAATCTCGCGTGTGTCCGGATCCTTTccttcaaaattcatgatcacacACGGTGATGCAATGAGTTTAGATGAGATTTTCCTAAGGCATCGGGTGGCATATTCTACGCTGCAATTATGATTGCCgacgtatttatagatgatgaaTCTGTCTGTGCATTCATACTTCTTCGCCGCAACATCCACCCGCAGCTAGGACAAACATATTTCCCCTTAAGGAATTTGGTGCAACTCTTCAACATagcataatcaaaataatttctcATAGCTACTACGTCCAGCAATAATTTCAGCTCCTTTTTACTGCTAAATGTTTGATTTACCTAAAAATTAGTTCCGTCGGAGAAGGTATGGTTGGTTTGTGCTTCCAATTCGCACTCTTCTCCCTCATCTTCAGAGAAAATTAAATCTTCCAATTCCCTTTAATTATCTTCTGAATCTATTGGATGAGCATCCAAACTCTTATCTTAAAATGAATCATGTTCGTCGATTATCGACTGTGGTGGCGGGATTGTTTGAGACTCCGGAATGACATTTATCCTTAATAACGGCCTAGAGCCATCAGCAGCGATATTCGACATGTATAATTACACATGTCAATAATTATTTATGAACGTGGAATGTATTTTACCCTGCCCATTCATTACATAGCTAATCACAATGTTCTTTGGTTGGCATTCTAATTCTCCGCTCTCAATTACGCTTTGAACCATGTCGTTGTAGGATCCATTGCGACGCAGCGGGATGGGCACTGTCTCTTTTGTAGATGATTTccacttccaaaagtgagaaccCTCCTCCCACGCATCCATATAACTATCACCCATGATAACTACCTCAATTACTAGCATAATAGACCACACAAATCGATAATAGATCAAGGTTTAGGTTTATAGATGGTCAATGACTGGTCGATCACTAGTATGAATACATCCGTATAAAGATGAAAATCGACTAATTTTCGATATAATCGTTGCCCTCCTAGTTCTGGGATGGACAAATGTATGTGTAGGAtttctaaactactgaaatatatCTAATGACGAGGTATTGAGTGAATTTGAAAAGGTTTTTGAGCTAGtagaaatggtgaaaaaaattatttttgcatttttttcaaaaTGGATGGAACAACAATGGAGGAAATGATGAAGAATGGAGATTTTCAGTTGTAATGAATAATTTTTCGTTGGAAAAGTGgtcgaaataaaaaataattggtgAAAAGGGGAGCTCCTATTGGTGGCTTCTTGgacaattttctaaattaaaataaaaaatatgaaaaaatgatgaaaatataaaaaaagatgggaaatattaaatattaaatgaatgAGGTGGGGGGACTAAAGtgtaaaatttaaaacttgtgtgATAGGTTTGTGTGTAAGAATGGATGATGTCATAAATGTGTCTAAACACCTAATTTTCTAAGACTTATGTCTAAATgctaaaataagttttgaaagtttcTAAATGTCAAACTATACCAAGTATAAGCTATATTGCAAATCACTAATGAGAAAAGATGAAGTTACAACCATTAATGCGAAAAAGTTATTTATGATCAAACAACTTTATGTAATGTTCTTAGAGGTGATAAAATTAAGAGGTGCAATGACTTTGCTATATCATGGAGCCGCTCAAATTGACAGAAGACTTAACCAACTTATGTTTGTGGATAAAGACTATTAACATGCCACACACGAAGAATCAGATGATAAAAAAAGGTCAAATATGGTGTTAACTAACATAACAATGAATAATGGTGGTGACAATTGATGCAAGAGTAGCCTAAAacttttatattatatgattCATACTTTGGGATATGTGCAACATGTTGATTTTTCATAGTAACATCGATACTAAATTACCAGAAGCTTATAAGATACTATATTTTTCtctgtattttaaaaattttatattgactTGTCGCTTTACGTCTAAatagtactttttctttttatatttatggaCTTTATTATACATTTTGTTTTGTTCAAGGACTTTACTTTGTCTTGATAGATCACCTGCATTAGATGCAGGAAAATAGATAGTGATTCAATGTCTTGAAGCGAAAATAGAAAGAAGTGTATTCAACGTTAGCACTTTGATTTactattttaatatttagatacAACTGTTCAGCTCTAGCTAGCTCTTTCAAGTAGTACATATAATTCTTGGCCAGTAAATAGTAGATGCAATATAAAAAggtgaagagaagaaaaaagaatggAATATACTGATTTCGAAaatttttttgtctatttatatGAACTTTTTGATTTTAATGGCTCTTATTCCCACTAAAGAGGTTGTTGTACGTCAAAACtttcaacataaaataaaaaaaagtgaaagtacTTCATAATTTAATTGAGTTAGAACATCATTTTTAGCATTGTCTGACACAATCAAATTCAAGTTTGTTATTAATTGTCTGATTATGTCTCTCCTGTTGTCTTTCACAAATTAATGAAGTATCTTCAATCAAAAGAATTAGATATGTTTAGGTTTGAACCTATTCTCATTTCATAGATATATACAATTTTATACTACTTTTTCTATTTATCAAAAGTTTCCACAATTGTTCATTATTTATTGAATTCGAaagattagattaattttgaagaaaaagaaaaaaaatagattattgatctagaattgatgaaatttttattttgttactcCTCAAGTTCTTCACgatcattattttataaaaataataaaaatatgatatatttagaATAAATACATTGCTTGTTACTATTATTTTactgaaatagtaaaaatatcgTAAAACTTGCATGTTTATGTAATTCAAAATGACTTTTCACCGGGTATCTTATTATTACTGAATTTACCCGCTCGATCCATTGATTTCTCTTTATGTCAATCTAATCCTAATCCATATCTTACttttgcatggattttaggaGGGCTCTTGTTATATTTCTTCTCTAGTCTCACTTTAAGTACTCTTTCAGGTAATTTTATAGCTTTCATACCCATATTCTTAATTAGCAGGGAATGCCAATTATATTCTGTCAATCATTAAATATACTTTGCAAATATGAGAATTAAGTTAGTTTATCAAATACAAAAAGTGAATCCTCCATTACCAGtcatatatataacatcaaataaattattatcgTCTATCTTAGTGATCCTTCTGGTTGAAGTATCATAGGTATAAAGTAATTTTATAGTGATTTGCATCGCCTCTTTTACAGCTAAGACACTTGTAAACACAATGAACCTCTCAATCATCCTTTGATTAACTGATTTAAGtttgttttacataatttttttctagatCACTAGTGTTGTATTAGTTATTTTGGTATAATCAGTACTCAAATATGTATGTCACACCAACTTTATACCATTGTCTATGATGACAAAGCAAAGTCCTAAAGGTTTATATTGTGAATCAACACATGTACATCCTACTGGTTTTCTACATTCTTattccttcatattttttttttattttatgatgtgtatttctttatttttccccTTCTTCTACATTTGGGAAAAGCTAAAACAGTAATTCTTATTTgggattttaagaaaaaatatgaaattttttttgttctgATCATTCTACTGATTTTCTCAAACAAGTTGATATGCAAATCAACATTGTTGGTGTCTATGTTGTTCGAACTCTTTCAAACTATCACTGGATGTGTGTCCGATCCTTCAAAATTAATAGAATTTTGATTAATTCAACATGGTTGTGGTAATATATCTAAGAGTTTGAGCAACATAGTTTGGtgtaacctttttttattttttccttctaaaAATCACATTTTATATCATTATACATTTATTATTTGCAATTTATGATATGAAATAAGCAAAGTCACGGATTAATCAATCGTAGATTTTACAAGATACCTGAGAAACTTGTGAAATAGTAATCTACTTGTATGTAATTGATAGTTGAGATTCACACGTGTATAAGTTTCACAATATAAAGGCCTATGATGGAAAAATTTTCACTATAAACTGTGCGATTTATATGTGATATTACTTGATTCATAAAATTCTAACCATCTTGATGATTTTTTCAAATAGTTTTTCTTGGTATAACCCTTCTTTTCTatcaaaaaataacattttttcttACTTGATAGGAAATAATCACAATAAAAAATCACTCAATTGTAGAGTTTACGGGATAACTGAATCCTGTTACTTGTCCTGATTGTGTTCTCATATCGTTCTAATTCTTTTAATTGTTGGAGATGATATGCACTTTTCTCAAATAAGGTAGGCATGAAAATGCTTCTAGATTGATACTTCTCATTTATTATGATATTGTACATTCCTTCTACTACCTTTTCTGAGTGTTAAAAAATCTTGTATGACCTTCTTGTTTATGCCTCCTTCGTTAGTACTACTTGTAAGCCTACCTAATATGATTTTTTCTACTCACAGTCAATACGGATCATGGAATATCTATGATGatccttcaggttattttttatatttccacttattttttatcatttagaGCTTTTGCATAGCTATCCTAAGACATTTATAATTTGCTGGAACTGACAATTCGGTTATCTgacagttcatttgatttttaaagccaatttttttattctaaagtctttggaatatcaatttttaaagccGATTCTGACTGTTCCAACAaatttggaatatcaattttaggctaggaggaacctttggttttgattttgagattttcaaaGTCATTTCGGGCTATTGCTctaaagttgataaaaatgaCACTTGAGTATAGGGAAGACTTTTTATCGAGATgacctcagatgaaaattttAACTAGGTCATTgaatccaaaacatcaaatttgatagggtagcaaaGTCCATTTGCATATACGAGATTTCGAATAAATCTCGAGGAGTCGGTGGAGACTTGAAAAAATTCCACGTCTTCAGCTGGTGCACTCAGCTAGTGTATCTGCTAAAGCGGTCATTAGGCGCTTTAGCGGTCTGGCCTTCCTCAGTGAGTCGCTTTAGCGGTCTGGCCTTCCTCAGTGACAGCTAAAGCGCTTGTCTCATTAGCGTCGGCTAGTCTGCTTAAGCAGCTTGCCAGGCATCATAAGGGCCGCTTTAGTGATATTTGGGCGTTTTAGCAGTGGCCGTTTAAGTGGCCAAGTGTCTTCTTAAGCGATACCTGGAAGCTATTTAATGCCTCAATTAGCctaattttcttccattttcacaCAAGTTCAAGAGTGAAAAACCCTAGAAAGTGTGAAAACTTGGGAGACGCATTAATAGATAATTTAAGGGTATTTGTGAGCTTGAATTTCTCGATTCttctttgaattcttggtaagtttttattaaattcatggttaatttctcaattattttttcaaatttctagatttttgatGGGTTGATTTTAGCACAATTTGAGTTCGAAAGTTGCTCATTCTTGAGGGTTGATGTCTCTTGAGCATTGAGGGACGTGTTGATGATTTTGAAAGTATAGTACCGCAAGCGAGCCCACCatgaaatttttatgtaattttgaattcaaagcataaaaatgcaatacGGGTACtgttgttctcattttgatgagtagattatcattttgatagAGTGGCTTTGTCTGGAAGTTTCTCCGAAAGAAAAAATGATGATTTAACCAATTTTCATCCAGCATTCttcggcatccaggtaggctagatttaattTCTCATAGATTGATctaatttttagtatatttatgataatgtgctaGATAGGGGTTGGAAATTAGGTCTTGGAGACATAATTACTATAATTTAGATTATTTAGCCTATTGAGGAATCGTAAATTAGGCATAATGGATTTAGTTACTCATACTTTAGGTAaaattgctatcttagggataaatatggcttatttaacatcaaaaagtgaatttagataccttagcctagtccagaATAGAATTTGCCTGaggatgaattttgaaaattagaAGTGGACTCCTCCAACCCACCTTAGGCATAAGTTATCATTAGCTCCTTGTGGAATTTGCAGGTATGTTAtaccatttaaattatatatctagGAGCTTGAAGATTGTGGATACATGATTCTTATGCTAGGTTAGTATTTGGGAGTTGATGCAagttctggttcaagtccagcgattttagattttgagttttgattcaagtatgATAATTAATTACATTAGTTCTGATTCAAGTTCATtaaatgatgatatgagtttcgattcaagtttGCATTAAGAGTTATTTATGGTTGTTATGGAACCGAATAGAGTTCAATGATTATGGTATGGAGGAATTCGCTATTATGTTTTTGAGATACGATTACTTAGTATATTTCCATTTATTTCTCCTCCTTGTTTGCATCCTCCAGGCTTTTGGAGGActgtgttgggttatttacttttccacattcACTGGCTTTTGGGGGACAGTTTGTAATGATAGTTATGTGttcttttatgttattattttagattatcgattttttatagtatttggagcattattttatgttttccctcttaccttgacttagcttatttatcttgcatttttattatatttatattatgatttagcttagtcggccgatgatgaTCACCGAGTACccgtggctttggtactcatactacacttctagaTCTTTTTGGTACAGATTCGTATACTAGTTGCCGTTGTTAATGATGCAATCATGCTGATTTAAGTTCAGAAATAGGGTGCACTCTCAAAGTTAGAGTTTTTAATTTCTCCGTCTTCTACTTTTACttagtctttcattatttgagactaatgtatatttgactattacaatactcatattttttttgttagtggctcttgtaccaacactacTAGATTGGTAGATGTTATTGTTATCTTATCTatctttcatattattattacCTGATTTATTGTTATAAGTctttacttgaaaatttttcatatttatgccattttccacTAGATTAGCCCATTACTTGTAGCTCCGGGCTAATATTTGACTTAACTATTGGTGGGATAAAGAAGATGCCATCATGGctcataaattgggtcgtgacactatCAAGTTTTTCCTGAATGGATATAGATTATTGTATGAGGCTGGTAGTGAAACTTTTGAGAAGGTAATCATGAAAGTGTAGTAACTTAAAGCTCTATCCGCCAAACAAATCCTATATAGAAATCTTCAATTACTCAAACATGAAATTGTTCTTGACCTTTGAAATGCTTTAAAGCTAACGAATTAAACATATATCATCTGTAGAATTGCTAAGGCCTAACTATTTATAACTGATTTATTGGAGCTTTGATGATGAATGAAACGTGTTGATCCAGTTATTTCACTGATGCGACACAATCAAGAGTGCTGGATTAATGAAGTGACAAGGTGGTAAATTAGATAAAGTTTACCTAATCAACACGTGTGTGGATGATGAGATTGAGTTTGATTCCAATACTTGAAGATAAGAGAGATTAAGTTGAAGTAGGAGTTCTACCTCAACTAAGAGATCATCTTCAAGAAGGACTTTTAAGTCACAACAAATTCTGAAGAGTCAAGAGTTTCGCCTGAGATAAAAGTCATATCTTATGAAGGACTCTTCGGTGAGTTGTGGTTAGATAAAAGAAGTGACTTTCATAGTCACTTACGCACTTACAAAGACAAAGGTAGTTGAAAACTTGACTTGAAAGTTCTAAGGCTTGAAGAAACTAATAGCTAAACCTGTTCCTATTACTTAGAAGATAAGGTGTCTTAGATTTTATGCATTaggttggttcttgagttgtatTGGTTATATAATTCTaatctcagtgaagtataaattGAGTTAGGATCACTCTCTTCAAGTTGGAGAGCTTGAAGACTTAAGAACGTATACCTAAGGAGGTTTGTGTGTTTTGTAGAAGCAtgaattaaagtttataattCATAGATTACAAAATTCTTGTAATTTTCTATTGTTGAGGCTGAAAgtgttttagtgaagttgggatgaaatcctgtagaggtacaggtcgtgatttttAACACCTTTTTGATCCAGgtattttccacgtaaaaattacTGTCTCATTTACTTACTATTTTGGCATTAATGAAATACGTTTGGCAAACTGTTTTACTGATAGGCAACTATTAGGCTAAATTAAGTAAATCGATAGGTCAGGTACTCTAAAAGTGGTATTAGAGAgagttgtcttaaataaggataGAACTTAAGATAAGATCATCATGATGAATTTCGCACCATCTACTGGTCATAGTGAAAGGAAATCAACCACTCGACCCCCACTCTTTGGTGGCACCCACTTTATTCCATAGAAAGATTGAATGGAAATGTTCTTGCAAAGTAAAGATTATGAGTTGTGGGATCGAATTACTAATGGACCGACGATTCCTATGAAAATATCTGATGGAGAACTTgttaagaaagtaagaagtgaGTTTACTACTGAGGATCTTACtgcattaaataaaaatacaaaggcCAAGAATATTCTAGTGTGTGGACTAGGTCCTTTTGAATATAACAGGGTATCAAACTACAATACTGCCAAAGGGGTATAGGATGCCTTGGTGAATGCCTATGAAGGCACTGCTTAAGTGAGAAAATTCAGGATTGCCTACCTTTTCACTGAATATGAGGCTTTCAAGATGGGAGAAAATAAATCTTTGCATGAAATGATGACTAGATTGACCACCCTGATAAATGAGTTGACCTCCTTGGGAAAAGCAATCTCTACCGAGGAACAGGTGTAGAAGGTTTTAAGAGTTCTTCCCAAGTCCAAATGGGATGTCAAGGTCATAGAAATTAGAGAGGCAACTGATCTTATTAGGACGTCCTTGGATGAGCTTGTTAGTAATCTGAAGACTTATGAAATACAATTAGATGAAGTCAAGAAATAGGAAGTAATTATTGAGAAATCTCTTACCCTGAAGGCAACTGAAAGTGATGAGGAGTTTGAAGTGAGTAAGGAACAAGTTGCCTTCATCTCAAAGAACTTCAGTAAATTCttaaaaaagaacaaagaaacaAGTATCAAAAAACGTTCCAATGACAACCTTGTTGGCTATTATAAATATGGGAAGACTGGTCATCTAATTAGAGATTGTCTTCATAGGAAAGTTGATGCAGAAAGAAGATAGaagaaataaagttaaaaaagaaaacaaagaaaaagaaaaagtaagaatATATTATGATGGCAACTTGGGGATCAAACTCAAAAGAATCAAATGATGAAGAGATTGATGAAACTTCTCTTATAGCAATTAAAGATTCAGACCTGGAGGAAAAAGAAGATTCAGCCTCTAAGATAATTATTCTGTACACTTGTTCTAAAAAAAAAGCGTATCATCTTAATGAGTGCTTTagttgatgatttccaagaattaactacTATagttggagtaactggtaaagttgctgccatatgaccaggaggtcacgagttcaagacttggaaacagtctctggcagaaatgcaaggtaaggctacgtAGATACGCCCTTGTGGTGGGGACCTTCCCCGGACAcacgcatagcggtagctttagtgcatcgggctgcccttttttttaacCTCTGATAGGGATGGAATATTTAGCAATCTTGTAAGCTTGAAGTTTGATTATATTGATCTTAAGACCAGTAAGAACACTGTTATAAAGAAGAATAGCACTCTTAAGGAACAAGTAAGTAAAACTGATTCTTCTAACCTCACACTAAAATCCAAAGTCTTAAAACTAACTCTCTCAGAGAAAGGAAAAAGGGTCaagagtgaagaaaaaaagaaccGAGTCTGAATTGATAAAGGTCAAACATGAATAGTTTTCTGAAAAGGAAAAGGTGAGTATCTTAAGTCAAGAAGTttccaaattaaaatttgaccttaaaaGAGCAAATAGGTGGACAAAATCCTCAAGAATTGTCCATCAATTAAGTTAAAAAACCCATAATGAAAAGGTTGGATTGGTGTTTTACAAAAGTTCTACTGCTACCAAGGAGTTGTGCTATATATGTGGAAATTTAGGACATCCAACAATTGAATATCCAGTTGCTGCAAAAAGTAGATCTAAAAGCACAAGCCTAGAAAAGAAATTTGAATCCATGTTAGCACAGACTAATAGG from the Capsicum annuum cultivar UCD-10X-F1 chromosome 9, UCD10Xv1.1, whole genome shotgun sequence genome contains:
- the LOC107841532 gene encoding uncharacterized protein LOC107841532 translates to MTTNIAESVNAMLIDERKYPVASIFNSIAKRFSEIFRERRAYVLKYKDNKFIPAAEKILRDNMSEGDSFYVENISGDERQYPVFRSSCTTKVDLPKRWCSCRKFNLVKVLCDHMMAALRSKHSEEYGLRAYDYSSPLYKVEEYFLVYLKSINVVFLESEWCVP